Part of the bacterium genome, CTTCTGGATAAAAGAAGGAGGCGTTTTTTGTAATAGGGCTATCGTGCCAACGCGAACATAATGGGACCCTTGAGTTAATAAGTGCACTTGGCACCAAAAATATAAATTATCTTGTAACAAATTACCTGGAAATCAGTCTCAATAAGTAGACCATCTTTAGGGAGAAACCATGCTGGAAAAAGAACCACTCATCCCCAAACACGGAGGGTATCGAAAATTGAAAAGCTTTCAGGTTGCTCAACTTGTATATGATATTACCACACGATTTTGTGACCGCTACATCAGTCGGTTTAGCCGGACACGTGATCAGATGATACAAGCGGCCAGAAGTGGAGTTCAAAATATTGCGGAAGGTTCGCAGGCCTCGGGAACTTCCAAAAAAACCGAACTCAAGCTTACCAATGTTGCCCGAGCCAGTTTGGAAGAATTACGCTTGGATTATGAGGACTTTTTACGGCAGCGTGGTATGGTGTTTTGGGACAGGAACGATCCCCGGAGGCAGGAATTGATCAATGCCCGGTGTACA contains:
- a CDS encoding four helix bundle suffix domain-containing protein → MLEKEPLIPKHGGYRKLKSFQVAQLVYDITTRFCDRYISRFSRTRDQMIQAARSGVQNIAEGSQASGTSKKTELKLTNVARASLEELRLDYEDFLRQRGMVFWDRNDPRRQELINARCTTADEVAYWVKIWTKSGLYGQGGQMPSQSKITSIQSTTSSWSEYSANAVLVLIAVACSLLDRQITALAQSFEEQGGFTERLYRVRSQNRRQTRP